A single window of Ficedula albicollis isolate OC2 chromosome 8, FicAlb1.5, whole genome shotgun sequence DNA harbors:
- the RNF11 gene encoding RING finger protein 11 produces the protein MSGGPGYELVLCCGRLGEPLRWFLTEAFCFQEQVPVPVYHPTPSQTRLATQLTEEEQIRIAQRIGLIQHLPKGVYDPGRDGSEKKIRECVICMMDFVYGDPIRFLPCMHIYHLDCIDDWLMRSFTCPSCMEPVDAALLSSYETN, from the exons atgtcAGGGGGCCCCGGCTACGAAT tggtgctgtgctgtggaaggCTAGGAGAGCCTCTGAGGTGGTTTCTCACAgaagcattttgctttcagGAGCAGGTGCCTGTTCCTGTGTACCACCCCACGCCGAGCCAGACTCGGCTGGCCACGCAGCTGACGGAGGAGGAGCAGATCCGGATCGCGCAGCGCATCGGCCTCATCCAGCACCTTCCCAAAGGAGTCTACGACCCCGGCAGGGACGGCTCCGAGAAGAAGATCCGAGA atGTGTCATTTGTATGATGGACTTTGTTTATGGGGACCCTATCCGATTTCTGCCGTGCATGCACATTTACCACCTGGACTGTATAGATGACTGGTTGATGAGATCCTTTACCTGCCCATCCTGCATGGAGCCAGtggatgcagcactgctttCATCATATGAGACTAACTGA